A part of Cannabis sativa cultivar Pink pepper isolate KNU-18-1 chromosome 6, ASM2916894v1, whole genome shotgun sequence genomic DNA contains:
- the LOC115725121 gene encoding purple acid phosphatase 2, which translates to MGQMGLSSFSLSMVSYIILMLGLIIGPLLCNGGKTSTFVRKVEKTVDMPLDSDVFKAPPGYNAPQQVHITQGDQVGKAVIVSWVTVNEPGSSEVLYWSEISKHKKVAKGKVVTYTYFNYTSGYIHHCTIRNLKFNTKYYYVVGIGHTERMFWFFTPPEVGPDVPYTFGLIGDLGQTFDSNKTLTHYEMNPQKGQAVLFVGDLSYADNYPNHDNNRWDSWARFVERSVAYQPWIWTAGNHELDFAPEIGETKPFKPFSKRYHVPYKASGSTAPFWYSIKRASAYIIVLSSYSAYGKYTPQNAWIEEEFPKVNRSETPWLIVLMHSPWYNSYNYHYMEGETMRVMYEPLFVKYKVDLVFAGHVHAYERSERVSNVAYNIINGECMPVKDQSAPVYITIGDGGNIEGLANNMSEPQPAYSAYREASFGHAILDIKNRTHAYYSWHRNDDGYAVEADSLWFFNRQWYPKDESH; encoded by the exons ATGGGTCAAATGGGTTTATCTTCTTTTTCATTATCAATGGTGTCTTACATAATCCTAATGTTGGGTTTGATTATTGGTCCATTGCTCTGTAATGGAGGCAAAACAAGTACTTTCGTTAGAAAAGTTGAGAAAACAGTTGATATGCCTCTTGATAGTGATGTTTTCAAAGCTCCTCCTGGCTACAATGCCCCTCAAcag GTTCATATTACACAAGGAGACCAAGTTGGTAAGGCAGTGATTGTATCATGGGTCACAGTGAATGAACCAGGTTCAAGTGAAGTGTTGTATTGGAGTGAAATTAGCAAACACAAGAAGGTAGCTAAGGGAAAAGTAGTAACCTATACTTACTTCAATTACACTTCTGGTTACATTCACCATTGCACCATTAGAAATTTGAAG TTCAATACTAAATATTACTATGTGGTTGGGATTGGTCATACTGAAAGGATGTTTTGGTTTTTCACTCCACCAGAAGTTGGTCCTGATGTGCCTTACACATTTGGTCTCATAG GGGATCTTGGTCAGACATTCGATTCGAACAAGACGCTTACTCATTATGAAATGAATCCACAGAAGGGACAGGCAGTACTTTTTGTTGGGGATCTTTCTTATGCAGATAACTATCCTAATCATGATAATAACAGATGGGATTCATGGGCAAGATTTGTTGAGAGAAGTGTTGCTTATCAACCTTGGATATGGACTGCAGGGAATCATGAACTTGATTTTGCACCAGAAATT GGAGAAACTAAGCCCTTTAAGCCATTTTCGAAACGGTATCATGTTCCTTATAAAGCATCAGGAAGTACTGCTCCATTTTGGTACTCAATCAAGAGAGCTTCAGCATACATCATAGTGTTATCTTCTTATTCAGCTTATG GGAAATACACTCCTCAGAATGCATGGATTGAAGAAGAGTTCCCTAAAGTTAACAGAAGCGAGACGCCATGGTTGATTGTTCTAATGCATTCGCCGTGGTATAACAGCTACAACTACCACTACATGGAAGGAGAAACCATGAGAGTGATGTATGAGCCTTTGTTTGTAAAGTACAAAGTGGACTTAGTATTTGCCGGCCATGTCCATGCTTATGAGCGCTCG GAACGCGTGTCTAACGTCGCCTATAATATCATCAATGGCGAGTGCATGCCTGTGAAAGATCAATCTGCACCTGTGTACATAACCATTGGAGATGGAGGAAATATTGAAGGCTTAGCCAACAA CATGTCAGAACCGCAGCCAGCGTACTCGGCCTATCGTGAGGCTAGTTTCGGTCATGCCATTCTCGACATCAAGAACCGAACACATGCTTACTACAGCTGGCACCGGAACGATGATG